GACACCACCTCTTCGTCACGGAACTCCGTGGGCTGCGTCACGGGCGCCAGATCGGTGACCCAGTGCACGGCCTTCACGCCCTCGACCTCGCGTATCCGTTCGGCGATCGCATCCACCGTGGCGTCGCTCTCGTCGTACACCATGATCTGCACCATGGTGCCGAGGGCGAACTCCTCGTCCACGATCTCCAGACCCTGCATCGAATCCAGGTCGGCGGGCAGGTACGACATGAGGTCGTAGTTGATGCGGTTGTTCATCATGCCCCAGATGCCGGCGATCACCAGCAACGCGGTGATGGCCATGACCGCCCTGCGGCCCCGGACGATCGTCTGAGCGATCCTCAGCATGCGCGGATCCCTTCCAGGAACAGCCCGGTCATGGACCGGGCGCGTTCCTCGATCGATGCGCCACCCGTCTGGCCGAGAGGCGTGTCGAGGACGCGAGCGGTGATCAGGGTGTTGACGAGAGCGAACAGCGCCGTCGCCGCGAGGTGGGTGTCGACCGGCCTGAACTCGCCCGACGTGACGCCCTCTTCGATCACCGACTGAAGCCGGTCGATCGTCACGGCGCTGCGCGTGAGCACTTGTCCCGGAGCGGGGCTGCTGACATCGGTGACGCTCCGGATGAGCAGACGCATGAGTGCAGGGTGGCCTTCGAGGAGGGTCATGTAGGAGTGGATGAACGACTGGAGCCGGTCGGTGGGATGCCCCTCCACGCCGAGCGTGCCGACGGCTGTCTCCTCAAGCAGGTGGAGCCCCGCCCTCACCACGCTCTCATAGAGGCTCTCCTTGTCCTTGAAGTGGTAGTACACAAGGCCGGTGGAGATACCGCTGGCGGCAGCGATGTCCGCGATGGACACGCCGTTGTAGCCGCGGTCGGCGAAGAGCTCGCCTGCCGTGCCGAGTATGCGCTCACGTGCGGAGAGACCGTCGGGTGCCATGGATCGCTCCCTGGGGCGAAGGTACTGACTGAACGTTCAGTCAGTACCTTCGCAGACCGCCTCGGACCGCGTCAAGGCACGGTCGGTCCCGAAGGGGTCTCCGCCTCCGCCAGACGTCGGCGAGCCGGTCACACACATGGAGGCCGGCGCCCTCGCGGGACACCGGCCTCCATACCCGAGGTCGTACGGCTCACATGTTCTCAGGAGCCGCATCCCCCTCTGTCTCTCCACCGTCACCGGAGCCATCGTCGGGCTGCACGGTGATGCTCGTCTCCACGGTACCGCTCGTCTCCTCGGAGCCGTCCCCGTCATCCGGAAGCGGCGACTCGTCGGGAGCCTCGATACCCAGCCACGACATGAACTTGGCGATGACCCTCTGCAGTCCGGGCGGCAGCGAATCGCGGGTCCCCGCGTCCAGGTCCTCCTGCATCCTCGCGAGGTTGGCCTGGAGACGGTCGAGCGCGTTGGCGATCCCCGTCCGCTTCATCGACACGGTACCCGAAGCCTCCTGGCTCCGGACCCGCTCCCGATCCTGCACGGTCTCACCGTCACCGGGGGCTTCCTCCTCGG
The sequence above is drawn from the Anaerosoma tenue genome and encodes:
- a CDS encoding TetR/AcrR family transcriptional regulator, with protein sequence MAPDGLSARERILGTAGELFADRGYNGVSIADIAAASGISTGLVYYHFKDKESLYESVVRAGLHLLEETAVGTLGVEGHPTDRLQSFIHSYMTLLEGHPALMRLLIRSVTDVSSPAPGQVLTRSAVTIDRLQSVIEEGVTSGEFRPVDTHLAATALFALVNTLITARVLDTPLGQTGGASIEERARSMTGLFLEGIRAC